A single Calidifontibacter indicus DNA region contains:
- a CDS encoding serine hydrolase, which yields MKRPTAPRRAAVLSALTSLPVALAGCTGSPAPAPTDASSPASVTSSSTTTSTSSNASPPVVTADGVDPKAWTAVDASARRAGGIVALLAAVVSPSGQVRVVHRTGSTDLRPIASVAKLYVMVALLDALRDGKLTWNTAITVRSQDISAGSGSLAGRGVGARVTVFEAARLMFQESDNTATSALIRTLGQPAMATALRETGHCAPDRMTPFLTVREDLWLLYSAGAAGARSQWAVASPAERTRLISPATKSPAAFHGAPAWRAGLGYVASAEDIARAWAVIADRVRTLRSTGAASVMTVPSPGFTRPTGWSTVWFKSGALDSVRAGTWFAPASGRSPNGRVVVVLAADGPGESGVAAIGGAAAAQLERYATP from the coding sequence ATGAAGCGACCTACGGCGCCACGCCGCGCCGCCGTCCTGTCCGCGCTGACATCCCTCCCCGTCGCATTGGCCGGCTGCACCGGCAGTCCGGCGCCCGCACCGACCGATGCTTCCTCTCCGGCGTCCGTCACGAGTTCCTCGACCACCACCTCGACCTCGAGCAACGCGTCACCCCCGGTGGTCACGGCCGACGGCGTCGACCCGAAGGCATGGACGGCGGTCGACGCGAGCGCGCGGCGGGCGGGCGGCATCGTGGCGTTGCTCGCGGCCGTCGTGTCGCCGTCCGGACAGGTGCGGGTGGTGCACCGCACCGGCTCGACCGACCTCCGCCCGATCGCGTCGGTTGCCAAGCTCTACGTGATGGTGGCCCTGCTCGACGCCCTGCGCGACGGAAAACTGACGTGGAACACCGCCATCACCGTTCGAAGCCAGGACATCTCGGCTGGCAGCGGGTCGCTCGCCGGACGCGGCGTCGGAGCCCGGGTGACGGTGTTCGAGGCGGCCCGCCTGATGTTTCAGGAATCCGACAACACCGCCACCAGCGCTTTGATCCGCACCCTCGGCCAACCTGCGATGGCCACCGCACTACGCGAGACCGGGCACTGCGCGCCGGACCGGATGACCCCGTTCCTCACCGTGCGTGAGGACCTCTGGCTGCTCTACTCCGCCGGGGCCGCGGGTGCCCGGTCGCAGTGGGCGGTAGCCAGCCCCGCCGAGCGCACCCGGCTCATCTCGCCGGCCACCAAATCCCCCGCCGCGTTCCACGGTGCACCCGCCTGGCGCGCCGGCCTCGGTTACGTTGCCAGTGCCGAAGACATCGCCCGGGCCTGGGCGGTGATCGCCGACCGCGTGCGCACCCTGCGGTCCACAGGTGCAGCGTCGGTGATGACGGTGCCCTCGCCCGGGTTCACCCGGCCGACCGGGTGGTCGACGGTGTGGTTCAAGAGCGGCGCCCTCGACAGCGTGCGCGCCGGCACCTGGTTTGCACCGGCCTCGGGGAGGTCGCCGAACGGCCGTGTGGTTGTCGTGCTCGCCGCCGACGGTCCCGGCGAATCGGGGGTTGCCGCGATCGGCGGTGCGGCGGCGGCGCAGCTCGAGCGCTACGCGACACCCTGA
- a CDS encoding vitamin B12-dependent ribonucleotide reductase codes for MTETTNARAKARRGGKGVKVERIFTTPGVHPYDEVTWERRDVVQQNWKTGETIFEQRGVEFPDFWSLNASTIVTTKYFRGALGTDARESSLKQLIDRVVLTYVKAGKEFGYFANDDDATLFEHELTWSLLHQVFSFNSPVWFNVGTKSPQQVSACFILAVDDSMDSILNWYKEEGFIFKGGSGAGLNLSRIRSSKELLSSGGTASGPVSFMRGADASAGTIKSGGATRRAAKMVVLDVDHPDIEEFIETKAREEDKIRALRDAGFDMDLGGKDITSVQYQNANNSVRVSDEFMRAVEEGKQFGLRARGTGEVIEQVDARELFDKINKAAWECADPGVQYDDTINAWHTNPESGRITASNPCSEYMSLDNSSCNLASLNLLKFLKEDDTFDVPTFQKVVEMVITAMDISICFADFPTEAIGKTTVDYRQLGIGYANLGALLMATGHGYESEGGRSLAAAITSLLTGAAYKRSAEIAGVAGSYAGYARNAEAHKKVMRKHQAANDQVRTLGTMDADIHRAATKAWADVIELGEKNGYRNAQASVLAPTGTIGFMMDCDTTGIEPDFSLVKFKKLVGGGSMQIVNQTIPRALKKLGYQGEQIEAIVEHIANNGHVVDAPGLKTEHYEVFDCAMGERAISPMGHVRMMAACQPFLSGAISKTVNLPETATVEDIAEVHMQGWKLGLKAIAIYRDNCKVGQPLSDAKAKEKPAAAEVEPEKVIEYRPVRRRLPKRRSSQTTSFAVGGAEGYLTASTYDDDQLGELFLKFGKQGSTLAGVMDAFSIAVSVALQYGVPLETYVEKFTNMRFEPAGMTDDPDVRMAQSIMDYVFRRLALDHLDFETRSFMGIHSAEERSRQLETGSYAPTEQDDVEGELENFSQSAATSQAPSSQAPRVQAEQVVSGAGAADVREVSAEIHSSAELMEKFQGKAADAPMCMTCGTKMRPAGSCYVCEGCGSTSGCS; via the coding sequence ATGACCGAGACGACCAACGCGCGCGCCAAGGCACGCCGCGGCGGCAAGGGCGTGAAGGTGGAACGCATCTTCACGACGCCCGGAGTGCACCCCTACGACGAGGTCACCTGGGAGCGTCGCGATGTCGTCCAGCAGAACTGGAAGACCGGCGAGACGATCTTCGAGCAGCGTGGGGTCGAGTTCCCCGACTTCTGGTCGCTGAACGCCTCCACCATCGTCACCACGAAGTACTTCCGTGGTGCGCTCGGCACCGACGCCCGTGAGTCGAGCCTCAAGCAGCTGATCGACCGCGTCGTCCTCACCTATGTGAAGGCCGGCAAGGAGTTCGGTTACTTCGCCAACGACGACGACGCCACCCTGTTCGAGCACGAGCTCACCTGGTCCCTGCTCCACCAGGTGTTCAGCTTCAACTCGCCGGTGTGGTTCAACGTCGGCACCAAGAGCCCGCAGCAGGTTTCGGCCTGCTTCATCCTCGCGGTCGACGACTCGATGGACTCCATCCTCAACTGGTACAAGGAAGAGGGCTTCATCTTCAAGGGCGGCTCCGGTGCCGGCCTCAACCTCTCCCGCATCCGTTCCTCCAAGGAGCTGCTGTCCTCCGGCGGCACCGCGAGCGGCCCGGTCTCCTTCATGCGCGGCGCCGACGCGTCCGCCGGCACCATCAAGTCCGGTGGCGCCACCCGTCGCGCGGCGAAGATGGTCGTGCTCGACGTCGACCACCCCGACATCGAGGAGTTCATCGAGACCAAGGCGCGCGAAGAGGACAAGATCCGTGCGCTGCGCGACGCCGGCTTCGACATGGACCTCGGCGGCAAGGACATCACCTCCGTCCAGTACCAGAACGCCAACAACTCCGTCCGCGTGAGCGACGAGTTCATGCGTGCGGTCGAGGAAGGCAAGCAGTTCGGTCTGCGCGCCCGCGGCACCGGTGAGGTCATCGAGCAGGTCGACGCCCGTGAGCTGTTCGACAAGATCAACAAGGCCGCGTGGGAGTGCGCCGACCCGGGTGTGCAGTACGACGACACCATCAACGCGTGGCACACCAACCCCGAGTCGGGGCGCATCACCGCGTCCAACCCGTGCTCGGAGTACATGTCGCTCGACAACTCCTCCTGCAACCTCGCGAGCCTCAACCTGCTGAAGTTCCTGAAGGAGGACGACACCTTCGACGTGCCGACCTTCCAGAAGGTCGTCGAGATGGTCATCACCGCGATGGACATCTCCATCTGCTTCGCCGACTTCCCGACCGAGGCGATCGGCAAGACCACCGTCGACTACCGCCAGCTCGGCATCGGTTACGCCAACCTCGGTGCGCTGCTGATGGCCACCGGCCACGGCTACGAGTCCGAGGGTGGCCGCAGCCTCGCCGCTGCCATCACCTCGCTGCTCACCGGTGCGGCCTACAAGCGGTCTGCCGAGATCGCCGGTGTCGCCGGTTCCTACGCCGGCTACGCCCGCAACGCCGAGGCGCACAAGAAGGTCATGCGCAAGCACCAGGCCGCCAACGACCAGGTGCGCACGCTCGGCACGATGGACGCCGACATCCACCGCGCCGCGACCAAGGCGTGGGCCGATGTCATCGAGCTCGGTGAGAAGAACGGTTACCGCAACGCGCAGGCCTCGGTGCTCGCGCCGACCGGCACCATCGGCTTCATGATGGACTGCGACACCACCGGTATCGAGCCCGACTTCTCGCTGGTGAAGTTCAAGAAGCTCGTCGGTGGCGGCTCGATGCAGATCGTCAACCAGACCATCCCGCGGGCGCTGAAGAAGCTCGGCTACCAGGGCGAGCAGATCGAGGCGATCGTCGAGCACATCGCCAACAACGGTCACGTCGTCGACGCCCCGGGTCTGAAGACCGAGCACTACGAGGTCTTCGACTGCGCGATGGGCGAGCGTGCGATCAGCCCGATGGGCCACGTCCGCATGATGGCGGCCTGCCAGCCGTTCCTGTCGGGTGCGATCTCCAAGACGGTCAACCTGCCGGAGACGGCTACCGTCGAGGACATCGCCGAGGTGCACATGCAGGGCTGGAAGCTCGGCCTCAAGGCGATCGCGATCTACCGCGACAACTGCAAGGTGGGTCAGCCGCTGTCCGACGCGAAGGCCAAGGAGAAGCCGGCCGCCGCTGAGGTCGAGCCGGAGAAGGTCATCGAGTACCGCCCGGTGCGTCGCCGTCTGCCCAAGCGTCGCAGCAGCCAGACCACGTCGTTCGCGGTCGGTGGCGCCGAGGGTTACCTCACTGCCTCCACCTACGACGACGATCAGTTGGGTGAGCTGTTCCTGAAGTTCGGCAAGCAGGGTTCGACCCTCGCCGGCGTGATGGACGCGTTCTCGATCGCTGTCTCGGTCGCCCTGCAGTACGGCGTGCCGCTGGAGACCTACGTCGAGAAGTTCACCAACATGCGCTTCGAGCCGGCCGGTATGACCGACGACCCCGACGTGCGGATGGCGCAGTCGATCATGGACTACGTGTTCCGTCGTCTGGCGCTCGACCACCTCGACTTCGAGACCCGGTCGTTCATGGGCATCCACTCCGCCGAGGAGCGTTCTCGTCAGCTCGAGACCGGTTCGTACGCGCCGACCGAGCAGGACGACGTGGAGGGTGAGCTGGAGAACTTCTCCCAGTCCGCCGCCACCAGCCAGGCGCCCAGCAGCCAGGCACCGCGGGTGCAGGCCGAGCAGGTCGTCTCCGGCGCCGGTGCGGCCGACGTGCGTGAGGTTTCGGCCGAGATCCACTCCTCGGCCGAGCTGATGGAGAAGTTCCAGGGCAAGGCTGCCGACGCTCCGATGTGCATGACCTGCGGCACGAAGATGCGCCCGGCCGGTAGCTGCTACGTCTGCGAAGGCTGCGGCAGCACCTCCGGCTGCAGCTGA